A single region of the Syntrophotaleaceae bacterium genome encodes:
- a CDS encoding TOBE domain-containing protein, whose translation MVKKKSTPMMVAGSVSFKKDGEDFLGASRIDLLEKIDQFGSITKAGKAHGISYKTAWEQVDALNNLADKPLVVKSAGGKGGGGTRLTDEGREVVRRYRAIQAEHERFLAAIGKHMGEDEGFYKFLRKMNMKVSARNLWSGKVSHLSRGNINTLVEMQLKGEDKLSALITNESVEALGLEIGSEVIAMVKAPAIVIVKELGDARISSCNLLKGRISRIMEGPVNSEVSLELPGGSTISATLSTSSEESLELAEGDEAWALFQVTSVILGVL comes from the coding sequence TTGGTCAAAAAAAAGTCGACACCGATGATGGTTGCCGGTTCCGTTTCCTTCAAGAAGGATGGCGAGGATTTTCTGGGTGCAAGCCGCATCGACCTGCTGGAAAAAATCGATCAGTTCGGATCGATCACCAAGGCCGGCAAGGCCCACGGGATCAGCTACAAGACCGCCTGGGAGCAGGTGGACGCCCTGAACAACCTGGCCGACAAGCCGCTGGTGGTCAAGTCCGCCGGCGGCAAGGGGGGTGGCGGTACACGACTGACCGACGAAGGGCGGGAGGTGGTTCGTCGCTACCGGGCCATCCAGGCTGAACACGAGCGTTTTCTGGCCGCTATCGGCAAGCATATGGGCGAGGATGAAGGCTTCTACAAGTTTTTGCGGAAAATGAACATGAAGGTCAGCGCCAGGAACCTCTGGTCCGGAAAGGTGAGTCACCTCTCCCGGGGAAACATCAATACCCTGGTGGAAATGCAGCTCAAAGGCGAGGACAAGCTGTCCGCCCTGATCACCAACGAAAGCGTCGAGGCGCTGGGACTGGAGATCGGCAGCGAGGTCATCGCCATGGTCAAGGCCCCCGCCATCGTCATCGTCAAGGAACTCGGCGACGCCCGCATCAGCTCCTGCAATCTGCTCAAAGGTCGCATCTCCCGGATCATGGAAGGACCGGTCAACAGCGAGGTATCCCTGGAACTCCCCGGCGGCAGCACCATCAGCGCCACCTTGAGCACCAGCAGCGAGGAGAGCCTGGAGTTGGCCGAGGGGGATGAAGCCTGGGCCCTGTTCCAGGTGACGAGCGTCATTCTGGGCGTCCTGTAG
- a CDS encoding PAS domain S-box protein: MEPYQDEEILRLRDANRALLRERDHYQHIFAATTNLVLVADSTGRIYRLNPEAEHCFPAGGALGQFFWELLQLPASSLDEVLMTCRPESKQEIALFGGSLHYVLRILPSMPEGFILILNDITRQVDHAQELERLVLERTHALTNSETMLRHIFQSAGNGIMLVDEGLRIVKANHRACVIYGRSMEQLLGLDVRTLTDDEGRRVLESCLSEREDQGGRSDEMLALRSGGQVLPTSITVTRVAIDDKRFWTVIVRDISRQKALEERLRFEKKQTEEMNVTLRNVLKSIDAERRQFERNMADKIASELLPVLEKLDQESRGVRSGYLDLIRDQLIGLTRGFETELDANLLKLSRTEISVCRMIRAGSTTKEICEALNLAFETVQTHRKNIRRKLGLNGKSVNLQAFLASRSRSLLPAEA, translated from the coding sequence ATGGAACCGTACCAAGATGAGGAAATTCTCCGGCTGCGTGACGCCAACCGCGCCCTGCTCCGGGAGAGGGACCATTATCAGCATATCTTTGCGGCCACCACCAACCTGGTTCTGGTGGCCGATTCCACCGGACGCATCTATCGCCTCAACCCGGAGGCCGAACACTGTTTCCCCGCCGGCGGAGCCCTCGGCCAATTTTTCTGGGAGCTGCTCCAGTTGCCCGCTTCCAGCCTCGACGAGGTGCTGATGACCTGCCGTCCGGAGAGCAAGCAGGAGATCGCCCTGTTCGGCGGCAGCCTTCATTATGTCCTGCGCATCCTGCCCTCCATGCCCGAGGGGTTTATCCTGATCCTGAACGACATCACCCGGCAGGTGGATCATGCCCAGGAACTCGAAAGGCTGGTGCTTGAAAGAACCCATGCCCTGACCAACTCCGAAACCATGCTCCGGCATATTTTCCAATCCGCCGGCAACGGCATCATGCTGGTCGACGAAGGCTTGCGCATCGTCAAGGCCAATCACCGCGCCTGCGTCATCTACGGCCGCTCCATGGAACAACTGCTGGGATTGGACGTGCGCACCCTCACCGATGATGAGGGGCGGAGGGTCCTGGAATCCTGCCTCTCGGAGCGGGAAGATCAGGGCGGCCGGAGCGACGAGATGCTCGCTCTGCGCAGTGGCGGGCAGGTTCTGCCGACCAGCATCACCGTCACCCGGGTGGCCATCGACGATAAGAGGTTCTGGACCGTGATCGTGCGGGACATCTCCCGGCAGAAGGCCCTGGAGGAGAGATTGCGTTTCGAAAAGAAGCAGACCGAAGAGATGAACGTCACCCTGCGCAATGTCCTTAAGAGCATCGATGCCGAAAGGCGCCAGTTCGAGCGGAACATGGCGGACAAAATCGCCTCTGAGCTGTTGCCGGTTCTGGAAAAGCTGGATCAGGAGTCCCGCGGCGTTCGCTCCGGTTATCTCGACCTGATCAGGGATCAACTCATCGGGCTGACCAGGGGGTTCGAAACCGAACTGGACGCCAACCTGCTGAAACTGAGCCGGACGGAAATCTCCGTCTGCCGAATGATCCGCGCCGGCAGCACCACCAAGGAGATTTGTGAAGCCCTGAACCTGGCTTTCGAAACGGTACAGACCCATCGCAAGAACATTCGCCGCAAACTCGGTCTGAATGGAAAAAGCGTCAATCTGCAGGCTTTTCTCGCCAGCCGCAGCCGGTCTCTGCTCCCTGCCGAAGCATAA
- a CDS encoding aldehyde ferredoxin oxidoreductase C-terminal domain-containing protein, with amino-acid sequence MKKIIRINMTDLSVREEEIPAAWAALGGRALTSTIVATEVPPTCHPLGPNNKLVFAPGLLSGTPAANSGRMSAGAKSPLTGTIKESNSGGTSAQQFARMGIKAMIIEGMPKDDKWYRLHVSMTGVTFEDAFDLVGKQNFAVIDAMNALYNEKIGVMSIGVPGEKRMGAANISVKDPDQKIRSHGRGGLGAVMGSKQIKCITIDSTGAGKVDIVNMEKFRAAAKVFAKAMLDHPVSGEGLPTYGTNILINILNEAGGLPTKNFRYGTCDHHDKISGETMYDTIVSRGGHHKHGCHAGCIIQCSQVYVDENKNYITSGFEYETVWGLGANGLVQDLDDIARCDNLMDDIGIDSIEGAVLLSTAMEAGVIPWGDGKECQRVLRDEIGKATPLGHILGNGTGFIGTAYGLTRVPVVKNQGIPAYDPRSVKGIGITYATSTMGADHTAGYTIATNILKVGGFIDPLQKEGQVELSRNLQIATAAVDSTGMCIFVAFPALDIPECLPALIDMINATYGIELTGDDVTELGKKVLKTEHQFNLAAGFNNAHDRLPEFFEYEPIPPHNEIWDFSPEEIDEFWNF; translated from the coding sequence ATGAAGAAGATCATCCGCATCAACATGACCGACCTGTCCGTGCGGGAAGAAGAAATCCCGGCCGCCTGGGCGGCATTGGGCGGTCGCGCTCTGACCTCCACCATCGTCGCCACCGAAGTCCCGCCGACCTGTCATCCCCTGGGGCCTAACAACAAGCTGGTTTTCGCCCCCGGCCTGTTGTCGGGAACCCCGGCGGCCAACAGCGGCCGCATGTCCGCCGGGGCCAAGAGCCCGCTGACCGGCACCATCAAGGAGAGCAACTCCGGCGGCACCTCCGCCCAGCAGTTCGCCCGTATGGGAATCAAGGCGATGATCATCGAAGGGATGCCGAAGGACGACAAGTGGTATCGGCTGCATGTCAGCATGACCGGCGTCACTTTCGAGGATGCCTTCGACCTGGTCGGAAAACAGAATTTCGCCGTCATCGACGCGATGAACGCCCTCTACAATGAGAAGATCGGGGTCATGAGCATCGGAGTGCCCGGTGAAAAACGGATGGGCGCCGCAAATATTTCGGTCAAGGATCCCGATCAGAAGATACGCAGCCACGGTCGCGGCGGCCTCGGGGCGGTGATGGGCTCGAAACAGATCAAATGTATCACCATCGACAGCACCGGTGCAGGCAAGGTGGACATCGTCAACATGGAAAAATTCCGGGCGGCGGCCAAGGTGTTCGCCAAGGCGATGCTCGATCATCCGGTCAGCGGCGAGGGTCTGCCGACCTACGGCACCAACATCCTGATCAACATCCTGAACGAAGCCGGCGGACTGCCGACCAAAAACTTCCGCTACGGCACCTGCGACCATCACGACAAGATCAGCGGCGAGACCATGTACGACACCATCGTTTCCCGCGGCGGCCATCACAAGCACGGCTGTCATGCCGGCTGCATCATCCAGTGCTCCCAGGTTTATGTGGACGAGAACAAGAATTACATTACCTCCGGGTTCGAATACGAGACGGTCTGGGGGCTGGGCGCCAATGGCCTGGTGCAGGACCTGGACGACATTGCCCGCTGCGACAATCTGATGGACGATATCGGCATCGACTCCATCGAGGGCGCGGTGCTGCTCTCGACAGCCATGGAAGCGGGCGTCATTCCCTGGGGGGACGGCAAGGAATGCCAGCGCGTGCTGCGCGACGAGATCGGCAAGGCAACCCCCCTTGGACACATCCTGGGCAACGGCACCGGTTTCATCGGCACCGCCTACGGTCTGACCCGGGTTCCGGTGGTGAAGAACCAGGGCATTCCGGCCTACGATCCCCGGTCCGTCAAGGGGATCGGCATCACCTACGCCACCTCCACCATGGGTGCCGATCACACCGCGGGCTATACCATCGCCACCAACATCCTCAAGGTTGGCGGCTTCATCGATCCCCTGCAGAAGGAAGGGCAGGTGGAACTGTCCCGCAACCTGCAGATCGCCACCGCGGCGGTGGACAGCACCGGCATGTGTATCTTCGTGGCCTTCCCGGCTCTGGACATCCCCGAATGCCTGCCGGCCCTGATCGACATGATCAACGCCACCTACGGTATCGAACTAACCGGTGACGATGTCACTGAGCTGGGCAAGAAGGTGCTGAAAACCGAGCACCAGTTCAATCTCGCCGCCGGATTCAACAACGCCCATGACCGCTTGCCGGAGTTCTTCGAATACGAGCCGATTCCGCCCCACAACGAAATCTGGGATTTTTCTCCGGAAGAGATCGACGAATTCTGGAATTTCTGA
- a CDS encoding oxidoreductase yields the protein MAIEDFEALVVQKSDRGTEANIVRRTLRDLPKGNLLVRVSYSSLNYKDALAVRGRPGIIRRYPMTPGIDAAGEVVACDNGLFQPGDQVVITGYDLGTAVPGGYGRYIRIPSSWAVKLPEGLTPRESMALGTAGFTAALAVLKLRQAELKAGCRDVLVTGASGGVGSLAVSMLAAEGCRVVAVSGKREHHPFLRKLGAVEVVDREKVYGPPDKGLLPERWCGVVDVVGGRMLAEVLKATSAGGAVASCGLAGSADLPTTVFPFILRGVSLLGIDSVHCPMGIRLRLWNKMAREWKPPFLDEIATEVRLEELDEKIDQILAGRLSGRVVVNMQEV from the coding sequence ATGGCGATAGAAGATTTCGAAGCCCTGGTGGTTCAAAAGTCCGACAGGGGAACGGAAGCGAACATTGTCCGACGCACACTGCGGGATCTGCCGAAAGGGAACCTGCTGGTGCGGGTCAGCTATTCCTCCCTCAATTACAAGGATGCCCTTGCAGTCAGAGGCCGTCCCGGAATCATCCGACGCTATCCGATGACCCCGGGGATCGATGCCGCCGGGGAGGTCGTTGCCTGTGACAACGGCCTTTTCCAGCCCGGTGATCAGGTGGTGATTACCGGCTACGATCTGGGAACAGCGGTTCCCGGGGGCTATGGCCGCTACATCCGGATCCCATCCTCCTGGGCGGTCAAATTGCCCGAAGGTCTTACTCCGCGGGAGAGCATGGCCCTCGGCACAGCCGGATTCACCGCTGCGCTGGCTGTCCTTAAGCTGCGCCAGGCGGAGTTGAAGGCCGGGTGCCGGGACGTTCTGGTAACCGGTGCCAGCGGAGGGGTCGGCAGTCTGGCCGTATCGATGCTGGCTGCCGAGGGGTGCCGGGTGGTGGCGGTCAGCGGCAAGCGCGAACATCACCCCTTTTTGCGCAAACTCGGAGCCGTGGAAGTGGTGGACCGCGAGAAGGTCTACGGTCCTCCCGACAAGGGCCTGCTGCCGGAACGCTGGTGCGGGGTGGTTGATGTGGTCGGCGGCAGGATGCTGGCGGAAGTGCTCAAGGCGACCAGTGCCGGAGGGGCCGTGGCCAGTTGCGGTCTGGCGGGTTCGGCGGATCTGCCGACGACCGTTTTCCCCTTCATCCTGCGAGGGGTGAGCCTCCTCGGGATCGATTCGGTCCACTGTCCCATGGGAATCCGTCTGCGGCTCTGGAACAAAATGGCCCGGGAATGGAAGCCGCCCTTTCTCGACGAAATCGCAACAGAAGTCCGACTGGAGGAACTTGACGAAAAGATTGATCAGATTCTTGCCGGCAGGCTGTCCGGCCGGGTGGTTGTGAACATGCAGGAAGTTTGA
- a CDS encoding TetR family transcriptional regulator, giving the protein MSQPDTKQRLLDVAERLFAAEGFHNTSLRTITGEAEANLAAVNYHFGSKEALLEAVFCRRLLPLNDIRRERLEKVRAAARQVGERPKVGDVLRAFIEPTLQFRESGPGAEAFLRLVGRALAEPDDTIRKIFIRLVEPLFFFFYEILTEALPGLPRDSLFWRLHFVLGALSHTMCMAGHMQVLPPGIQPPTDAGSLTLLLLDFLIPGMEAPCD; this is encoded by the coding sequence ATGAGTCAACCGGATACCAAGCAGCGGCTTCTCGACGTGGCGGAGCGCCTGTTTGCCGCCGAGGGGTTCCACAATACCTCATTGCGGACCATCACCGGGGAGGCGGAAGCCAATCTGGCTGCGGTCAATTATCACTTCGGTTCCAAGGAGGCCTTGCTTGAGGCGGTTTTCTGCCGTCGGCTTTTGCCTCTGAACGATATTCGCCGGGAGCGGCTGGAGAAGGTTCGGGCAGCCGCCCGCCAGGTTGGAGAACGGCCGAAAGTGGGAGATGTTCTGCGGGCCTTCATCGAGCCCACCTTGCAGTTCCGAGAAAGCGGTCCCGGGGCGGAGGCTTTTCTCCGGCTGGTGGGTCGGGCTCTCGCCGAGCCGGATGACACCATCCGCAAGATATTCATTCGCCTGGTAGAGCCCCTGTTTTTCTTTTTTTACGAAATATTGACGGAAGCTCTGCCCGGCTTGCCGCGAGATTCTCTTTTCTGGCGCCTGCATTTCGTTCTCGGAGCCCTGAGCCATACCATGTGCATGGCCGGGCATATGCAGGTCCTGCCGCCCGGCATTCAACCACCGACCGATGCCGGATCGCTGACGCTTTTGCTGCTCGATTTTCTGATCCCGGGCATGGAGGCGCCATGCGACTGA